A single window of Debaryomyces hansenii CBS767 chromosome F complete sequence DNA harbors:
- a CDS encoding DEHA2F25388p (similar to uniprot|P34243 Saccharomyces cerevisiae YKL017C HCS1 Hexameric DNA polymerase alpha-associated DNA helicase A involved in lagging strand DNA synthesis) has protein sequence MSNSISVQNELVESFKNAINLELQSDLLLTNSYLTSYSPKKLHQLGLAIINLVVTNIKNGLGGKTIIELEIDPALKSNDTEIQLGSLRVGDIIKLDKMSNANTSETIQFKKASENSSKKKRGTDEEGKCQDESLDAVLIRINSKTVTISIEEDNSEEKVLSLYNNTFNDNIRMWIVKLSNSITYKRMTTAMNKLSELTSSNKSEIIQYLLGESQYAKKSSGRSLKQKHFFNPNLNTSQKEAINFAINESAITIIHGPPGTGKTYTLIELIKQLTFNNDEKVLVCGPSNISVDTILERLSPIFNEEEVHTDKKKSRRAVKKSTSAGKNPEELIRIGHPARLLGSNLQHSLDILSKTNYDTGSNDNKEILKDIEKDISDTLGKVKKCRNYAERRALWSDLKTYKKELRVRERKIVQDLLVGAKVVLSTLHGAGSYELTSLYKEPTLNFDHDHPLFDTIIIDEVSQSLEPQCWIPLVNHLGCKRLVIAGDNMQLPPTVKSKDDLDALMRKLNIKDGVADLELTLFDRLIRDHNGSQFKKLLDTQYRMNEDIMRFPSNELYDGNLKAHDSVRSLTLEDLPSVKPTDDTSIPCVWYDTQGGNFPERASDDDSRAMAESTGSKYNDMEVLVVEQHLQNLLQAGITPADIGVISPYNAQASLLKKTLQSRQIDGIEVSTVDGFQGREKEAIIISLVRSNPNREIGFLADRRRLNVAMTRPKKHLCIIGDLELMATSGKKYLKNWSQYAENEYEIRYPDLGDY, from the coding sequence ATGTCGAATAGTATTTCAGTTCAGAATGAATTAGTGGAATCATTTAAGAATGCAATCAATTTAGAATTGCAGTCAGATTTATTGTTGACAAACTCGTATTTGACTTCTTATTCACCTAAGAAATTGCATCAATTAGGGTTggcaataataaatttggtCGTCACAAACATTAAGAATGGCCTCGGTGGTAAAACTATAATAGAATTGGAAATAGATCCAGCTTTGAAGTCGAATGATACTGAAATTCAATTGGGGTCACTTAGAGTGGGTGATATTATAAAGTTGGATAAGATGAGTAATGCAAATACTTCAGAAACTATTCAGTTCAAAAAGGCACTGGaaaattcatcaaagaagaaaagaggTACTGACGAAGAGGGTAAATGTCAAGACGAATCTTTGGATGCTGTGCTTATACGGATAAACTCAAAAACTGTTACCATCTCGATTGAAGAGGACAATTCAGAAGAAAAAGTGCTAAGCTTATACAACAATACATTTAACGACAATATTAGAATGTGGATAGTAAAATTGAGTAACTCAATCACCTACAAAAGGATGACAACTGCTATGAATAAGCTATCTGAATTAACCTCCTCTAATAAGAGTGagataattcaatatttgctTGGGGAGTCACAGTATGCCAAAAAAAGCTCCGGGAGAAGCTTGAAACAGAAGCATTTCTTCAATCCCAATTTAAACACTTCCCAGAAAGAAGCGATAAATTTTGCCATCAATGAGTCTGCCATAACGATTATCCACGGGCCTCCAGGAACTGGTAAAACGTACACTTTAATAGAGCTAATCAAACAGTTgacattcaataatgatgaaaaagtCTTAGTTTGTGGGCCTTCCAATATATCTGTGGATACTATTTTGGAAAGGTTATCACCAATTTTTAATGAAGAGGAAGTACACACtgataaaaagaaaagtCGTAGAGCTGTCAAAAAGAGTACATCTGCCGGGAAGAACCCAGAGGAGTTGATTCGTATAGGCCATCCTGCAAGACTTTTAGGGAGTAATTTACAGCATTCGCTTGATATATTATCCAAAACAAATTACGATACGGGATCGAACGataacaaagaaatattgaaagatataGAAAAAGATATTAGCGATACTTTGGGGAAGGTTAAGAAATGTCGAAACTATGCTGAAAGAAGAGCTTTGTGGTCAGACTTGAAGACATACAAGAAGGAATTACGAGTTCGAGAACGTAAAATTGTGCAAGACTTGCTAGTGGGTGCCAAAGTTGTTCTCAGTACGTTGCATGGTGCCGGTAGTTATGAGCTAACGTCGCTTTACAAAGAACCAACGTTGAACTTTGACCACGACCATCCCTTGTTTGATACCATAATCATCGATGAGGTATCGCAGTCGCTCGAGCCGCAGTGTTGGATTCCATTGGTTAATCATTTAGGATGCAAACGGTTAGTGATAGCAGGAGACAACATGCAGTTGCCCCCAACGGTGAAATCGAAGGACGATCTAGATGCGTTGATGCGTAAACTCAATATCAAAGACGGAGTTGCCGACTTGGAATTAACCTTATTTGACAGACTTATCCGAGATCACAACGGTTCGCAATTTAAGAAACTCTTGGACACCCAGTACCGTATGAACGAGGACATTATGCGGTTCCCGTCGAACGAGCTTTACGACGGCAACCTCAAGGCTCACGACTCAGTTCGTTCGTTGACGCTCGAAGACTTGCCATCAGTCAAGCCCACAGACGATACCTCCATCCCTTGTGTCTGGTACGATACGCAGGGAGGCAATTTTCCTGAGAGGGCCAGCGACGATGACTCGCGGGCGATGGCGGAATCGACCGGATCTAAGTACAACGACATGGAGGTGTTGGTGGTGGAGCAACATCTCCAGAACTTGCTACAAGCAGGTATAACCCCTGCTGATATAGGCGTTATCTCCCCCTACAATGCACAGGCCTCCTTGCTTAAAAAAACCCTTCAGCTGCGCCAGATCGATGGGATCGAGGTATCGACTGTCGACGGGTTCCAGGGCCGTGAGAAGGAGGCCATAATTATCTCGCTAGTCAGATCGAATCCCAACAGAGAAATAGGGTTTTTAGCCGACAGGAGACGGTTGAATGTGGCAATGACCAGACCCAAGAAGCATCTCTGCATCATCGGCGATCTAGAATTAATGGCTACAAGTGGTAAAAAgtacttgaaaaattggtcGCAGTATGCAGAAAATGAGTACGAAATTAGATATCCCGATCTAGGTGATTATTGA
- a CDS encoding DEHA2F25366p (no similarity): protein MHKQTPIVVSNWCSSFLTVVPHLRNQFSAFICSTHHTMDRKGGTQARSTLQGSSPSSSNHLARSLGVKKIIPFINLPPS, encoded by the coding sequence ATGCATAAACAAACTCCTATTGTTGTTTCGAATTGGTGCTCATCGTTCTTAACTGTTGTGCCTCATCTACGTAATCAATTTTCTGCTTTCATATGCTCGACTCACCACACAATGGATCGCAAAGGAGGCACACAAGCCAGATCGACCCTACAAGGCTCGTCACCCTCGTCTTCAAACCATCTAGCGAGAAGCCTTGGAGTAAAAAAGATTATTCCTTTCATCAACCTTCCGCCGTCGTAG
- a CDS encoding DEHA2F25410p (similar to uniprot|Q2V2P4 Saccharomyces cerevisiae YIL156W-B): MSLGKVAHYSFDLVLISIILAGIHRNTGLVFDTSNLSSVDVRRWFGNYLAFGERCYDSSVSLLKMSGYFRQKNLVVDYVSKEANKYLKEQTGRDLKDTTKDK; this comes from the exons ATGAGT CTTGGAAAAGTAGCGCATtattcatttgatttagtTCTAATCTCGATTATATTAGCCGGTATTCATCGTAATACTGGATTAGTTTTCGATACCAGCAATTTATCGTCAGTGGATGTCCGTAGATGGTTTGGTAACTACTTAGCATTTGGTGAACGTTGTTACGACTCATCAGTgtctttattgaaaatgagTGGTTACTTTAGACAAAAGAATCTTGTTGTTGATTATGTTTCTAAAGAAGCTAACAAGTATTTGAAGGAACAAACAGGAAGAGATTTGAAAGATACAACCAAAGACAAATAG
- a CDS encoding DEHA2F25432p (similar to uniprot|P34241 Saccharomyces cerevisiae YKL014C URB1 Nucleolar protein required for the normal accumulation of 25S and 5.8S rRNAs associated with the 27SA2 pre-ribosomal particle): MTEIKPNKKDAARHNVNIDSSVLVRLSTIISSHDKTELTRFIQGGSLLKVLTSWSYYASINDHSQFTDISIKLSKTSNLIRDYNTSDLKPLLVDFYQHILNNDLKYVYRGLNSGKPLLANSMLNILSNLISFDNGLTNEFLDKFDMSLSTLPKLLVPSKIDIEKYSQFKDKPDNTHSLIRYNFIKFWINLNSKVSSFIRKDLLINNHKIMNNLWKNMFEIDSVPVLLNIFEFIDSKILDESNFKKSTKCKILNENFIFKIQLIFNRLSSINNDEFSRTFISLLTKLSTDFTNGLNYPNFKLWQSSTDNGIPININNKTFRINNKLIYTFLTSLKPWETHVQLQLVKNILSANIELVAPYMNWLIQNGGGYHDPSLTSWWIGHTLLFKEILCLPTPNLSSDAKLNNKIVLESISLAPLSKNSLNKCLESKHYLITQLSCQLIMFTLIKLNKVLSSNFFIHNNNANKQELIELVFNNLPDFNVLVQLLLTINKTFPEKSDMKLLKITLTMIINQYQLIYPSSSQTLNKFVSSEINEFINDNQLLNNSGYNLSLLDNYLSIQSNQQQENDLKWWNRSNNGNSFFTCLIKLSVNSKIDESFIWKFYGLLNKLTEKTIIFNKDLIISPILALIHSLKDSDTSTKTWNLLDEVISRSVKSPYKYLDLSHSKFGDISLFIVVLFEQFRFILNDSTINSKELKDIVEWLFNFLKYAIVIGEPKEAVHTLLEEYLICDKTFADVVNTNQLTRMIDFTGTDNVKEDSSYLELLVNTSNASLVAKANILLKRFPISNFDFAGLFTRLKLIIHDEKLTKIDDVLIDLISKLGNYLVTVIPGDLLMVKFILSKKFWQDLFFGQEIDLTVPLPKRVIFVGNLLNEVFQQLPQECFDMNNSKYSNYNEFNVLFFDLFGSSKAMPVENQNFIGKFNWVLANDQIIKLINTIEPKNTLLVTRLYEISMQRCISMSFDNFDNLLSLTLPKLSEYEVEKRSILSNLIETNLVFFENDELFKQIDIILQNESNYYLLKSFINTEDLIKKNEITHYLIAKSNDGLIKDEFLLCFIGYSISLSLSFLDFEDQKLLDFLNKVTKIALKLLKEGSFESKLSWNNLLDILASNVNSNSVSSKQKSDLINQVFTYVETNGFKKSLIPEFGNLIYQIIKSNANLSDEIRLWLHKSMLFITKKFAETTELSENFIKFLNGIRNIIRLVPSISSSIWELVPVAVINTQLEVILNHRDWVLDSNVLEFVNCVLMSVKNVKQVQYEKLLQIFVNNEFIILNGLPSNANKRSRFESALILSNLFFMNPGKNSTSLLLEKLVLLYLGSIRSEDLILKSILVKIEANLVKSWVSLISNWELSEEFSSNDLELIGEERLILKDKKTLAISLNKNFINNSIKNGGANYVASNLPPSLFDYHSNKVDFKNAWEDAESFYENNTARIDQEYQKTIYDAEFLMMLVINNHELVQVDSNEEDGDTKIKFDIKSLIDSNLLQFIVVSLSSSSELIKNISKALISGVLRSLETTDNFKDTNLYKVYVSNILHTLRTTENEISPLIWYFYSSLIPILSNPGHYLYERSFRYILSNPTIKKHDIPLFAPISMSNGNDLEFENDESHYKQITWLIQNFINGTQVVSDLNILKVRGVVEWVMNLLNSPFITTNIKSLILTFIYTVQKIDHGSDMLITKYGILTNLEQFQQKYNSELSTVDEKSKLINEQLKLNIDEISVRFGVSVGSHKRIRTWTSGDLSSYVKRIHKS, encoded by the coding sequence ATGACTGAAATTAAACCCAATAAAAAGGATGCAGCCCGCCATAATGTTAATATAGACAGTTCTGTTCTAGTTAGACTATCAACTATTATTTCGTCTCACGATAAGACAGAGCTCACAAGGTTTATCCAAGGGGGATCATTGTTAAAAGTGTTGACCAGCTGGTCGTACTATGCGTCTATCAACGACCATAGTCAATTCACGGATATATctatcaaattatcaaagaCTTCCAATTTGATCCGAGACTATAACACCAGTGATTTAAAGCCATTATTGGTTGACTTTTATCAAcacattttgaataatgatttaaaatatGTATACAGGGGGTTGAATAGTGGTAAACCCCTATTAGCAAACTCAAtgttaaatattttgagcAACTTAATTAGCTTTGATAATGGATTAACCAATGAGTTCTTGGATAAGTTTGACATGAGTTTATCAACATTACCAAAATTATTGGTTCCATCTAAGATTgacattgaaaaatacaGCCAGTTTAAGGACAAGCCTGATAATACTCATCTGTTAATAAGAtacaattttattaaattctggattaatttgaattcaaaggTTTCCAGTTTTATAAGAAAAGATTTACTAATTAATAAtcacaaaataatgaataatcTTTGGAAGAACatgtttgaaattgattccGTACCtgttttgttgaatatttttgagtttattgattcaaaaatctTGGATGAATCGAACTTTAAAAAGTCAACAAAATGTAAGATTTTGAAcgaaaatttcatctttaaaattcaattaatatttaacCGATTGAGTAgcattaataatgatgagtTTTCTAGAACTTTCATTAGTTTATTGACGAAACTTTCTACAGACTTTACTAATGGTTTGAATTATCCTAATTTTAAACTCTGGCAATCATCTACAGATAATGGAATTCCAATaaacatcaacaacaaaactttcagaatcaataataaattgatatatacATTCTTGACTAGTTTGAAGCCATGGGAAACTCACGTCCAATTACAATTAGTAAAGAACATATTATCTGCAAATATAGAATTGGTAGCACCATATATGAATTGGTTAATACAGAATGGTGGTGGATACCACGATCCCTCACTTACATCTTGGTGGATAGGTCATACCTTACTCTTCAAGGAAATTCTTTGCTTGCCAACTCCTAACCTTTCATCGGACgcaaaattgaataataagatTGTGCTAGAAAGCATCAGTTTAGCACCATTATCtaagaattcattaaataaatgCCTTGAATCAAAGCACTATTTAATTACACAGTTGTCTTGCCAATTAATAATGTTCACATTGATTAAGTTAAACAAGGTATTGTCgtcaaatttcttcattcataataataatgccaataaacaagaattgattGAGTTGgtctttaataatttgcCAGATTTCAATGTATTAGTTCAGCTTTTACTTACGATTAATAAAACTTTCCCAGAAAAGAGTGATATGAAGTTGCTTAAGATAACGTTGACAATgattataaatcaatacCAATTAATTTATCCATCTTCGTCTCAaacattaaataaatttgtcAGTAGcgaaattaatgaatttattaatgacaATCAgttgttgaataattccGGCTATAATctatcattattagataatTATCTTTCtattcaatcaaatcaacaacaagaaaatgatttaaaatGGTGGAACAGATCTAATAACGGTAACTCCTTTTTCACATGTTTAATTAAACTTTCAGTAAACAgcaaaattgatgaatccTTTATTTGGAAGTTTTATGGATTGTTAAACAAGTTAACAGaaaaaacaataattttcaacaaagaTTTAATTATCTCTCCAATATTAGCATTGATTCATCTGTTGAAAGATTCAGATACATCTACTAAAACCTggaatttattagatgaagtTATTTCCAGATCAGTTAAGTCGCCATATAAATATCTTGACTTGTCTCATAGCAAGTTTGGTGATATTAGTTTATTTATCGTTGTGCTTTTTGAACAATTCAGATTTATTCTCAATGACTCTACTATTAATCTGAAGGAATTAAAAGATATTGTTGAATGGCTATTTAACTTTTTAAAATACGCGATTGTTATCGGTGAACCAAAAGAAGCTGTTCATACTTTgcttgaagaatatttgatatgTGACAAAACATTTGCCGATGTTGTAAACACAAACCAATTGACACGTATGATAGATTTTACAGGTACTGACAACGTCAAAGAAGATTCTTCCTATTTAGAATTACTTGTTAATACATCCAATGCTAGTTTAGTTGCAAAAGCAAATATACTTTTGAAGAGATTTCCAATTTCAAACTTTGATTTTGCAGGCTTGTTTACAagattgaaattaattattcATGATGAAAAGCTTACGAAAATTGACGACGTTCTCattgatttgatttctaAACTAGGTAACTACTTAGTTACAGTTATCCCAGGAGATTTGTTAATGGTTAAGTTCATCCTTTCAAAAAAGTTTTGGCaagatttattttttggtCAAGAGATTGATTTAACAGTTCCATTACCAAAGAGAGTTATATTTGTAGGGAATTTACTTAATGAAgtatttcaacaattgcCACAGGAATGTTTTGatatgaataattccaaataCCTGAATTACAATGAATTTAACGTATTATTCTTCGATTTATTCGGATCCTCCAAGGCCATGCCTgttgaaaatcaaaattttattggaaAGTTCAATTGGGTTCTTGCAAATGATCAGATTATTAAACTAATTAATACTATTGAACCCAAGAATACGCTTCTTGTAACAAGATTGTATGAAATATCAATGCAAAGATGTATCTCGATGAGttttgataactttgataacTTGCTTAGTTTAACATTACCCAAGTTGAGTGAATATGAGGTTGAAAAGAGATCTATATTAAGCAACTTGATTGAAACGAACTTGGTCTTTTTTGagaatgatgaattattcaagcaaattgatattattttacaaaatgaatcaaattattatttattgaaatctttcattaatactgaagatttaattaaaaagaACGAAATAACGCATTACTTAATTGCAAAGTCTAACGATGGTTTAATTAAGGATGAATTCCTTTTATGTTTCATTggttattcaatttctttatccTTATCATTCTTAGATTTCGAAGACCAAAAGCTTTTGGATTTTTTGAACAAAGTTACGAAAATTGcattgaaattgttaaaGGAAGGAAGCTTTGAATCTAAGCTAAGCTGGAACAACTTATTAGATATTTTGGCTAGTAATGTGAATAGTAATTCTGTTTCTAGCAAGCAGAAACTGGATTTAATCAATCAAGTTTTCACCTATGTTGAGACAAATGGTTTCAAAAAGAGTTTAATTCCAGAGTTCGGAAACCTAATCtatcaaataattaaatCTAACGCAAATCTAAGTGATGAAATAAGGTTATGGTTACACAAGTCTATGCTTTTTATTACCAAGAAATTTGCCGAAACAACTGAACTATCTGAAAACTTCATTAAGTTTTTGAATGGaatcagaaatattattagattAGTACCCTCAATATCTTCGTCTATCTGGGAATTAGTGCCGGTTGCAGTTATTAATACTCAATTGGAAGTGATATTAAATCACAGAGACTGGGTTTTGGATTCTAATGTTTTAGAATTTGTGAATTGCGTATTAATGTCTGTCAAAAATGTTAAACAGGTCCAATACGAAAAATTGTTGCAAATTTTCGTCAacaatgaatttattatattgaatgGTTTACCATCGAATGCAAATAAGCGTTCAAGATTTGAATCGGCcttaattttatctaaCTTATTTTTCATGAATCCAGGTAAGAATTCTACGTCGcttttattagaaaaattggtgTTGTTATACTTAGGTTCCATAAGACTGgaagatttaattttaaagtcAATTCTTGTTAAAATCGAAGCTAATTTGGTAAAGTCTTGGGTAAGTTTGATTCTGAATTGGGAACTTTCGGAAGAATTTTCGAGTAATGATCTTGAGCTAATCGGTGAAGAAagattgatattgaaggaCAAAAAGACATTAGCGATCTCGCTAAATAAGAactttatcaataattctattaaGAATGGAGGTGCCAACTATGTTGCTTCAAATTTACCGCCTAGTTTATTTGACTATCATTCCAATAAAgttgattttaaaaatgCATGGGAAGATGCCGAATCCTTTTATGAGAATAATACAGCTCGTATTGACcaagaatatcaaaaaacAATTTATGACGCTGAATTCCTTATGATGTTGGTAATTAACAATCATGAATTAGTTCAGGTTGATAGCAACGAGGAAGACGGTGACACGAAAATAAAGTTTGACATAAAAAGTTTGATTGATTCTAATTTACTACAATTCATCGTCGTGAGCTTATCAAGCTCTTCTGAATTAATcaagaatatttctaaaGCTTTAATAAGCGGTGTATTGAGATCGCTTGAAACTactgataatttcaaagataCGAATCTTTATAAAGTTTATGTCTCGAACATCCTCCATACCTTAAGAACAACAGAAAATGAGATTTCCCCATTAATTTGGTATTTTTATAGTAGCTTGATTCCAATTTTGTCCAACCCAGGTCATTATTTGTATGAAAGGTCGTTCCGTTATATCTTGTCAAATCCAACAATCAAAAAGCACGATATTCCTTTATTCGCCCCAATATCAATGTCGAATGGTAATGATTTAGAATTCgaaaatgatgaatctCATTATAAACAGATAACTTGGTTGATTCagaatttcattaatggTACTCAAGTAGTTTCAGACTTGAACATATTGAAAGTTAGAGGTGTTGTTGAGTGGGttatgaatttattgaactCTCCATTTATCACAACCAAtatcaaatcattaatattaacTTTCATATATACTGTGCAAAAGATTGATCATGGCTCCGATATGTTGATTACGAAATATGGTATCTTAACTAATTTAGAGCAGTTTCAGCAAAAGTATAATAGTGAATTGAGTactgttgatgaaaaaagTAAGTTAATCAATGAACAATTGAAGTTGAATATAGATGAAATTTCAGTTAGGTTTGGTGTGAGCGTGGGATCACATAAAAGAATAAGAACATGGACAAGTGGCGACTTGTCTAGCTATGTTAAAAGAATTCACAAATCTTAG
- a CDS encoding DEHA2F25344p (some similarities with uniprot|Q9HFZ2 Candida albicans RBT4 Repressed by TUP1 protein 4), whose amino-acid sequence MQFLKLATALSILSVVSAETVYVTQTHLTTIQGGNGQEATTQSTEVTAATGSPSVAAQAKAPKSILADGQGSTQSAAPTTLVSKTSSASEAASSTDSDSSSSGSGISGVEDQDFAESILKAHNDKRAKHNVADLSWDSSVYKYAQDYADKYDCSGSLTHSGGKYGENLAVGYDSADKAVNAWYEEGDNYDYSSSSSFDHFTQIIWKDTTKVGCAYKDCSSAGKYIICSYDPAGNVIGQGKANLSN is encoded by the coding sequence ATGCAATTCTTGAAGTTAGCTACTGCTTTATCTATCTTGTCTGTCGTTTCTGCTGAAACCGTGTACGTGACTCAAACCCACCTTACCACCATCCAAGGTGGTAACGGTCAAGAAGCTACTACTCAATCCACCGAGGTTACTGCTGCCACTGGATCTCCATCAGTTGCTGCTCAAGCCAAGGCTCCAAAGAGTATTTTGGCTGACGGTCAAGGTTCGACTCAATCTGCTGCCCCAACCACCTTAGTTTCCAAGACTAGCTCTGCTTCTGAAGCTGCTTCTTCTACCGATTCTGATTCTTCTAGCTCAGGTAGCGGTATCAGCGGTGTTGAAGACCAAGATTTTGCCGAATCCATCTTGAAGGCCCACAACGATAAAAGAGCCAAGCACAATGTCGCCGACTTGTCCTGGGATTCTTCGGTTTACAAGTACGCCCAAGACTACGCCGACAAATACGACTGTTCTGGTAGCTTAACCCACTCCGGTGGTAAATACGGTGAAAACTTAGCTGTTGGTTACGACAGTGCTGATAAGGCCGTCAATGCTTGGTATGAAGAAGGTGACAACTACGATTACTCTTCTTCCTCCTCTTTCGATCACTTCACGCAAATCATCTGGAAGGACACCACCAAGGTTGGTTGTGCCTACAAGGACTGTTCCTCTGCTGGTAAATATATCATCTGTTCATACGACCCTGCTGGTAATGTTATCGGTCAAGGTAAGGCTAACCTTTCAAACTAA